The following proteins are co-located in the Solea senegalensis isolate Sse05_10M linkage group LG12, IFAPA_SoseM_1, whole genome shotgun sequence genome:
- the sting1 gene encoding stimulator of interferon genes protein, with the protein MQSQQDALIPRSRGNLPKVCAATLAAITIGGIMFLSPERLFGWVAMATLVLTLGPLLHGLCLLAEEMLHHSNTRYRGRLSRVPSACGLGGKTLLAAVLGILLLYGVGSPLPDSGQSWTLVFLVPILYALLKSLGVLGPSEVEVSDICEGRKMNVAHGLAWSFYLGYLRLVLPRLNDSIKSFCATHQSSSPCWGRGSRKLLILIPLNANISHKLEDEDDNIRFYDNLPNNEIDRAGVRGRVYKHSVYRVLGEDGKAHDCVAEYATPLLTFYNMSQERSAGFGEPERRQQVLLFYKTLQNILDQSLECRNRYRLILLNDEHDDDPHYLSKTIVGHLQQQEKEEFCLTTPPQQDTGHPLAGVRPCVPHGDWQHIEAESREPTLMISLDKPQPLKEPIEITDHFQEAP; encoded by the exons ATGCAAAGCCAACAAGATGCTCTCATCCCGCGGTCTCGGGGGAATTTACCTAAGGTGTGCGCTGCGACGCTGGCTGCCATAACAATAGGAGGCATCATGTTTCTGTCTCCTGAAAGGTTATTTGGCTgggttgctatggcaacacttGTCTTGACCCTTGGCCCTCTGCTGCACGGGCTCTGTCTGCTGGCAGAGGAGATGCTGCACCACTCAAACACAAG GTATCGAGGGAGGCTGAGTCGTGTGCCTTCAGCCTGTGGTTTGGGGGGAAAGACTCTGCTGGCTGCAGTGTTGGGGATCCTCCTCCTCTACGGGGTTGGATCTCCTCTGCCCGACAGTGGCCAGTCCTGGACACTCGTCTTCCTAGTGCCCATTCTGTACGCGCTGCTCAAAAGCCTGGGCGTCCTG GGTCCTTCAGAGGTGGAGGTGTCGGACATCTGTGAGGGGAGGAAGATGAACGTGGCCCACGGCCTGGCCTGGTCCTTCTACCTGGGTTACTTACGACTGGTGCTGCCAC gtttGAACGATTCAATCAAATCATTTTGTGCCACTCATCAGTCGAGCAGTCCCTGCTGGGGCCGCGGCTCCAGGAAGCTGCTCATCCTGATTCCTCTTAACGCCAACATCTCTCACAAGCTGGAAGACGAGGACGACAACATCCGTTTCTACGACAACCTCCCAAACAATGAGATAGACAGGGCAGGAGTCCGCGGCCGGGTCTACAAGCACAGCGTCTACAGAGTTCTGGGCGAGGATGGGAAG GCCCATGACTGTGTGGCAGAGTATGCCACGCCTTTGCTGACATTCTACAACATGTCCCAGGAGAGAAGTGCAGGCTTTGGGGAGCCTGAGCGCAGGCAGCAGGTCCTGCTCTTCTACAAAACCCTGCAGAACATTCTGGATCAGTCGCTGGAGTGTCGAAACCGCTACAGGCTCATCCTGCTCAATG ATGAGCATGATGACGACCCTCACTACTTGTCCAAGACCATCGTCGgacacctgcagcagcaggagaaagaaGAGTTCTGCCTCACAACACCTCCTCAGCAAGACACGGGGCACCCACTAGCAGGTGTCCGGCCTTGTGTTCCACACGGTGACTGGCAGCACATAGAGGCAGAGAGCAGGGAGCCCACGCTCATGATCAGTCTGGATAAGCCTCAACCTCTGAAGGAACCTATTGAGATCACTGACCATTTCCAAGAGGCaccataa